In the genome of Cutibacterium equinum, one region contains:
- a CDS encoding MarR family winged helix-turn-helix transcriptional regulator: MTLAELGPVPLKELAGCLVAESGHPSRLVSRLVDLGYVTRSASADDGRAVILTLTEKGASLAAAAAEVRAPLLAAIAEGYGDRLAEATTLLRELRGELEGDSP; this comes from the coding sequence ATGACTCTCGCTGAGCTCGGGCCGGTGCCGCTGAAAGAACTTGCGGGTTGCTTGGTCGCCGAGTCGGGGCATCCGAGTCGCCTTGTGTCGCGGCTTGTTGATCTTGGTTACGTCACCCGGTCTGCCTCAGCAGATGACGGCCGCGCGGTCATCTTGACGCTCACCGAGAAGGGGGCATCCCTCGCCGCGGCGGCAGCGGAGGTGCGCGCACCACTGCTTGCGGCGATAGCTGAGGGTTACGGTGACCGGCTTGCCGAGGCGACGACGTTGCTGCGTGAACTCCGCGGGGAGTTGGAAGGCGACTCACCTTAG
- a CDS encoding S8 family serine peptidase, with product MASTKQAAAGTRIAQSLDAKNLNATGTMTTNEQARVLVQYKPSDRDLVHKQLKAIPGLKIAYEMKHALSGVSFDIPRSSFPLVKQIKQVTKAEIMPEMTPQIFNAKKMTDVLKAQSKNHLGGEGMVVAVVDSGVDIHHKDMRLDDGVKPKITKISPGFTKKVPHGYNFQDHNNYVYENRAPFMHGMHIAGIIAANGTEEEVNAGKAIDGIAPNAQILAYKVFSNADNDPATRLDAALMAIEDAVDHGADVISLSIGTRGMATPNDTFYSALKYATDRGVVVTGSMGNYSTSNTKSTYDDSANAEFPLVDTATPVTTAANSRVIGVGSVDNTAIQYRHVHVSKADGSGELRSRYAWMSKKTTPNGTFDIIDDGHGSPEETKALGDKVKGKVVVFRRGLGNVKQKAEAIRDAGAAGMIMLNRDVGHNRDQWHWQIPTEFEHLYLEGNTWAIGTDGDSGLKIEEMMKAGVTQLKLNYEPGQSYDQVQKDAYMSGFSSWGPHMSLELKPDVIAPGGDIYSLANDNKYALMSGTSMSSPHVAAISALMLQRYKAQGIKPPKGKLMADVVKQQLMNTARPVMEREPVGTKELNASPRQQGAGLVSLDKALQSKVNLSHNDVGAVALKEIKAGTQKFTVTVTNHDATARTFKVRTSQVGTTTTVPKKKLEPLTYKQRTINEIHAAKLDGASIQAGTNQVTVPAGTSMDVEFTLDTGKADKQFAEGFIFFDSTDAAQPNLSIPFFGYVGDWANDEALIDAPAWDKKSKTGLTTLMLSDAEAAHHGKTKFRLAGVPSTEDRSPTSDSVAKPENIAFRTNGNDGIAPRIGVLRDVFKWDLSVVKEKDDNAIPLVQVNEGDHLQRYFMNLEPRGFKEVFANPEFENMWSGYIYNPKTADYERYTGSGQHYFRLRVKNKPDAKWQVTYLPFFIDNVAPKVKVEHHAHGVGAVDLTIKATDNHVIDTVTAKLNGRQSLKLEKQSADTWVAKNVQIEDLASSSEVLVEATDYAGNIGTVRTSIYQPVLTVDNAGSATLEQQLRGTLRHEGKTVRVTTSGGQELTPRYETTEDGITFTVDLKAKLKADPEVLKIEVLDAAGKVISTQEVKLETDTIEPYIYWKVQYGPSGELKREGDHVTLAGTASDDATPAKDLKFSVRSGWSPNGTKNLQEFTVPDDGEFSFELEAEKYMDGVTVVVEDLAGNQLVKSFAVKSEAEVNAASSLEHGIGHSINDPHIGSVPTDDSSPVRPIDVIFSNEDGGYEVVGRESGNLGSKQDWNLETGEGFFSIFVAAGHQAKINDGPFMPAKPSDKDMTIRYPVKLTTGYNGLNLYGIDRNKKPVIDRGYLIFFDIEGPQVTVNVDAVGEPKDGILGTIYSNGTPYTVRGTAKDNTMQWTVRVNGNVARRVFIEGEMNNNERAWQYTIPAPDKGDILHVSALDSVENSSKVFKWRFDIDKVKPVIKATYPTDTKFDGAFTPKFDASDNIKVADTTILLNGQPYQAGTQVTGEGVKTFTVTVRDIAGNVTTGVFTYEIKAKQVEPKPTPSPEPTPTLTPTPSPEPAPSLEPTPTPSEPGTSSAPIPSVPGTPWEPTPSESGKPGRPVESTRPVESSEPGRPTRTMTPAASSEPSHAPKPSKSIRLKLPNTGV from the coding sequence GTGGCCAGCACGAAACAGGCCGCAGCCGGCACAAGGATCGCGCAAAGCCTGGACGCAAAGAACCTCAACGCGACCGGGACGATGACGACCAACGAGCAAGCGCGCGTCCTCGTGCAGTACAAGCCGAGCGACCGTGACCTCGTCCACAAACAACTCAAGGCCATCCCCGGGCTCAAGATCGCCTACGAGATGAAGCACGCGCTCTCCGGTGTGTCCTTCGACATCCCTCGGTCTTCGTTCCCGCTGGTCAAACAGATCAAGCAGGTGACCAAGGCCGAGATCATGCCCGAGATGACGCCGCAGATCTTCAATGCCAAGAAGATGACCGACGTCCTCAAGGCGCAGTCCAAGAACCATCTCGGTGGCGAGGGCATGGTTGTCGCGGTGGTCGACTCCGGCGTCGACATCCACCACAAGGACATGCGCCTCGACGACGGCGTCAAACCCAAGATCACCAAGATCAGCCCCGGGTTCACCAAGAAGGTGCCCCACGGTTACAACTTCCAGGATCACAACAACTACGTCTACGAGAACCGCGCCCCGTTCATGCACGGCATGCATATCGCGGGCATCATCGCGGCCAACGGCACCGAGGAGGAAGTGAACGCGGGCAAGGCCATTGACGGCATCGCGCCCAACGCTCAAATCCTGGCCTACAAGGTATTTTCCAACGCCGACAATGACCCCGCCACCCGCCTGGACGCCGCCCTCATGGCGATTGAGGACGCCGTCGATCACGGTGCGGACGTTATCAGCTTGTCCATCGGTACCCGCGGCATGGCCACCCCGAACGACACCTTCTACTCCGCGCTGAAGTACGCGACCGATCGTGGCGTGGTCGTCACCGGTTCGATGGGTAACTACTCGACGTCGAACACCAAGTCGACCTACGACGACAGCGCCAACGCCGAGTTCCCGCTGGTCGACACCGCGACCCCGGTCACGACGGCGGCGAACTCCCGCGTCATCGGCGTGGGCTCTGTGGACAACACCGCGATCCAGTACCGCCACGTCCACGTCAGCAAGGCCGATGGCTCGGGCGAGCTCCGCTCCCGGTACGCCTGGATGAGCAAGAAGACCACCCCCAATGGCACGTTCGACATCATCGACGACGGCCACGGTAGCCCGGAGGAAACCAAGGCCCTGGGCGACAAGGTGAAGGGCAAGGTCGTCGTTTTCCGACGCGGCCTGGGCAACGTCAAGCAGAAGGCCGAAGCCATCCGCGACGCCGGAGCTGCGGGCATGATCATGCTCAACCGCGACGTCGGTCACAACCGCGACCAGTGGCATTGGCAGATTCCGACCGAGTTCGAGCATCTTTACCTCGAAGGCAACACCTGGGCGATCGGCACTGACGGTGATTCCGGCCTCAAGATCGAAGAGATGATGAAGGCTGGCGTCACGCAGCTCAAGCTCAACTACGAGCCTGGCCAAAGCTACGACCAAGTTCAGAAGGACGCCTACATGTCCGGGTTCTCGTCGTGGGGACCGCACATGAGCCTGGAGCTCAAGCCCGACGTCATTGCCCCGGGTGGTGACATCTACTCCCTGGCCAACGACAACAAGTACGCGCTCATGTCGGGCACCTCGATGTCGTCGCCACACGTCGCGGCCATCTCCGCGCTGATGCTGCAGCGTTACAAGGCCCAGGGCATCAAGCCGCCGAAGGGCAAGCTCATGGCCGACGTCGTCAAGCAGCAGCTCATGAACACTGCCCGGCCGGTGATGGAACGTGAACCCGTCGGCACCAAGGAGCTCAACGCATCCCCGCGTCAGCAGGGCGCAGGTCTGGTCTCCCTGGACAAGGCGTTGCAGAGCAAGGTGAACCTCTCGCACAACGACGTCGGCGCCGTCGCGCTCAAGGAGATCAAGGCCGGCACGCAGAAGTTCACGGTGACGGTGACCAACCACGACGCCACGGCGCGGACGTTCAAGGTGCGCACCTCGCAGGTGGGCACCACCACGACGGTCCCGAAGAAGAAGCTCGAACCGCTCACTTACAAGCAGCGGACCATCAACGAGATTCACGCCGCCAAGCTTGACGGCGCGAGTATCCAGGCCGGCACCAACCAGGTGACGGTACCCGCCGGCACGTCGATGGACGTCGAGTTCACCCTCGACACCGGCAAGGCCGACAAGCAGTTCGCCGAGGGGTTCATCTTCTTCGACTCCACCGACGCCGCTCAGCCGAACCTGTCTATCCCGTTCTTCGGGTATGTGGGTGACTGGGCGAACGACGAAGCCCTGATCGACGCTCCCGCCTGGGACAAGAAGTCCAAGACGGGCCTCACCACCCTCATGCTCTCTGACGCTGAGGCCGCCCACCACGGTAAGACAAAGTTCCGCCTGGCCGGTGTGCCGTCGACCGAAGACCGCTCGCCCACGTCCGACAGTGTTGCCAAGCCGGAAAACATCGCCTTCCGCACCAACGGTAACGACGGCATCGCGCCTCGTATCGGCGTCTTGCGAGATGTCTTCAAGTGGGATCTGTCCGTCGTCAAGGAAAAGGATGACAACGCCATCCCGCTTGTCCAGGTCAACGAGGGCGACCACCTGCAGCGCTACTTCATGAACTTGGAGCCACGCGGTTTCAAGGAAGTGTTCGCGAACCCCGAGTTCGAGAACATGTGGTCGGGCTACATCTACAACCCGAAGACCGCCGACTACGAGCGTTACACCGGCTCTGGCCAGCACTACTTCCGCCTGCGGGTGAAGAACAAGCCCGACGCCAAGTGGCAGGTCACCTATTTGCCGTTCTTCATTGACAACGTTGCTCCGAAGGTCAAGGTGGAGCATCATGCTCACGGCGTTGGCGCTGTCGACCTGACGATCAAGGCGACGGACAACCACGTCATCGACACCGTCACGGCAAAGTTGAATGGGCGTCAGTCGTTGAAGCTGGAGAAACAGTCCGCCGACACGTGGGTCGCGAAGAATGTGCAGATCGAGGACCTCGCCTCCTCCAGCGAGGTGCTCGTGGAGGCCACGGACTACGCGGGCAACATCGGCACCGTTCGCACTTCGATTTACCAGCCTGTGCTCACCGTCGACAATGCCGGTTCCGCGACTCTCGAGCAGCAGTTGCGCGGCACGCTTCGTCACGAGGGCAAGACTGTTCGCGTGACGACGTCGGGCGGTCAGGAGCTCACGCCGCGCTACGAGACCACGGAGGACGGAATCACGTTCACCGTCGATCTCAAGGCCAAGCTGAAGGCCGATCCGGAGGTGCTGAAGATCGAGGTGCTCGACGCCGCGGGCAAGGTCATCTCGACCCAGGAGGTGAAGCTCGAGACTGACACGATCGAGCCCTACATCTACTGGAAGGTCCAATACGGTCCGTCTGGTGAGCTGAAGCGCGAGGGTGATCACGTCACCTTGGCCGGTACCGCCTCAGACGATGCCACCCCGGCCAAGGACTTGAAGTTCTCTGTTCGCTCCGGCTGGAGCCCCAATGGCACCAAGAATCTTCAGGAGTTCACGGTGCCTGACGACGGCGAGTTCAGCTTCGAATTGGAGGCTGAGAAGTATATGGACGGCGTGACGGTTGTGGTTGAGGACCTGGCGGGTAACCAGCTCGTCAAGAGTTTCGCCGTCAAGAGCGAGGCCGAGGTCAACGCCGCGTCGAGTCTGGAGCATGGCATCGGGCACTCGATCAACGATCCGCACATCGGGTCCGTGCCGACCGATGATTCCAGCCCTGTCCGCCCGATTGACGTCATCTTCAGTAATGAGGACGGCGGCTACGAGGTCGTCGGGCGCGAGTCCGGCAACCTGGGCTCCAAGCAGGATTGGAACCTTGAGACCGGGGAGGGGTTCTTCTCGATCTTCGTCGCGGCTGGCCATCAGGCCAAGATCAACGATGGTCCGTTCATGCCGGCCAAACCGTCTGACAAGGACATGACCATCCGGTATCCCGTCAAGCTGACGACCGGCTACAACGGGCTCAACTTGTACGGCATTGACCGAAACAAGAAGCCCGTGATCGACCGTGGTTACCTGATCTTCTTCGATATCGAAGGACCGCAGGTGACCGTGAACGTGGACGCCGTCGGCGAGCCGAAGGACGGGATCTTAGGGACGATCTACTCGAACGGCACCCCGTACACCGTCCGCGGCACGGCCAAGGACAACACCATGCAATGGACTGTCCGCGTCAATGGCAACGTGGCTCGCCGCGTGTTCATCGAAGGTGAGATGAACAACAACGAGCGCGCCTGGCAGTACACGATTCCTGCTCCGGACAAGGGAGACATCCTCCACGTGTCCGCGTTGGACAGCGTCGAGAACAGCTCCAAGGTGTTCAAGTGGCGCTTCGACATCGACAAGGTCAAGCCCGTGATCAAGGCGACGTATCCGACCGATACGAAGTTCGACGGCGCGTTCACGCCGAAGTTCGATGCCAGTGACAACATCAAGGTCGCAGACACGACGATTCTGCTGAACGGTCAGCCATACCAGGCCGGGACTCAGGTCACCGGCGAGGGGGTCAAGACGTTCACCGTGACGGTGCGAGACATCGCCGGGAACGTCACCACGGGTGTGTTCACCTACGAGATCAAGGCGAAGCAGGTTGAGCCGAAGCCCACTCCGTCGCCGGAGCCGACCCCGACGCTGACCCCGACCCCGTCGCCGGAGCCGGCCCCATCGCTGGAACCGACGCCCACCCCGTCCGAGCCGGGTACTTCGTCGGCACCGATCCCGTCGGTCCCCGGCACTCCTTGGGAGCCGACTCCTTCCGAATCGGGTAAGCCGGGTCGGCCGGTTGAGTCCACCCGACCGGTTGAGTCGAGTGAGCCGGGTCGTCCGACCCGGACCATGACGCCGGCTGCCTCTTCGGAGCCGTCTCATGCTCCGAAGCCGTCGAAGTCGATCCGCCTGAAGCTGCCCAACACGGGTGTCTAA
- a CDS encoding helicase-related protein has protein sequence MSVDETLTLAKLRPGQRIRGLVPRQTITLIAIDPIDSGLIEVSYRDDSGRNSACVVTDADVVRFEIVGDDSAPAFDADPDEFRLAAEALRIKYAARYDPMVAVNSSDVDPLPHQIRAVYEELLPRIPLRFLLADDPGAGKTIMAGLYVKELILRSDCDRALIVAPGGLVEQWREELLQKFNLRFEVFSRQMADDAQGRNLFAEHPFLIARMDQLSRSEDLVEQLGEVTWDVAVVDEAHRMSAHYSSWAGEVDETKRFKLGRLLSETAHNFLLMTATPHAGKEEDFQLFLSLLDRDRFEGQYRQGVHRSDTKGLMRRMVKEDLLTFEGKPLFPERRAYTVEYELSPAERELYELVTDYVRTEMGRAERIAQAGDKKRGNNVGFALTVLQRRLASSPEAILRSLERRRQRLDAKLRDMQRITDDARFDASVSSYVDDRPAGKVTFDFGSDALPAFSVDDFEDFDEETTEEERAQFEQQADQVVDLATAAQTIPELQAEIASLDDLITVARRVRLQDDDRKWVQLRTILDKQLLTHDGSGDTRKIVIFTEHRDTLDYLQAKITAQFGRADSVVTIHGGTRREDRKLARERFTHNPDTVVLLATDAAGEGLNLQRAHLMVNYDLPWNPNRIEQRFGRIHRIGQREVCHLWNMVAKDTREGDVFTRLLAKINQMSEAYNGNLFNVLGDADAFQERSLRDLLIEAIRYGDQPQVKAKLDQTIDAGVSRGLDEMLAERALHPEMFSAFDLDEVRARMEKARERRLQPGYIAAFFIPAFERLGGRIRKREQGRYKITRVPARVIDVARRRNRWAPLAEQYERITFEPSRMHPDGLADASLIAPGHPLLDAVIEATVDDLGPTLQRGTVLVDRRHEQSDAPMLMFSVEQRIKNTAADADTVSHHFDYPLLEQDGTVTVSAAPPYLDYDRPEPQEIEAIIEIVGNEWVRRNHEKSVRAWAYREGLQPRMDEIKTRLNAETARTRAQVKDRLLAEINHWDQEYNRLEALERAGTVGRLRSETALARARELEGRLAQRLAQLDEATHLVAVPALIRAAALVIPSALLATGAESEARAVARQTEEVERRAVDAVLAAERELGREPVEMPRNNPGYDIRSTDDQGFVHYIEVKGRIEGSDTFTITTNEITFAQTQGDRHRLALVEVSADGPQRDELRYVSDAFTHLEPSATTRSYNEVWGDYWERGDPPR, from the coding sequence GTGTCTGTAGATGAGACGTTGACGCTTGCGAAACTGCGCCCGGGGCAACGCATCCGTGGCCTGGTGCCGAGGCAAACGATCACTCTCATCGCCATTGACCCCATCGACTCAGGACTGATCGAGGTGTCCTACCGAGACGATTCTGGTCGAAATAGTGCCTGCGTGGTCACTGATGCCGACGTTGTGCGCTTCGAGATCGTGGGCGACGACTCGGCGCCGGCATTTGATGCTGACCCGGATGAGTTCCGCCTCGCAGCCGAAGCACTGCGCATCAAATATGCCGCGCGGTATGACCCGATGGTTGCGGTCAACAGTTCTGATGTTGATCCGCTGCCGCACCAGATTCGTGCGGTCTATGAGGAGTTGTTGCCCCGTATCCCGCTGCGATTCCTGTTGGCCGATGACCCCGGTGCGGGCAAGACGATCATGGCTGGGCTGTACGTGAAGGAGTTGATCCTCCGCTCGGACTGCGACCGGGCGCTCATCGTCGCTCCTGGTGGTTTGGTTGAGCAGTGGCGCGAAGAGTTGTTGCAGAAGTTCAACCTCCGCTTCGAGGTGTTCTCTCGGCAGATGGCAGATGATGCTCAGGGGCGCAATCTCTTTGCCGAACACCCGTTCCTGATCGCGCGCATGGATCAACTCTCCCGCAGTGAAGACCTTGTCGAGCAGCTGGGTGAGGTCACCTGGGATGTCGCCGTCGTGGACGAGGCGCATCGCATGTCAGCGCACTACTCGTCGTGGGCGGGCGAGGTCGATGAGACCAAACGGTTCAAACTGGGTCGCCTGTTGTCGGAGACGGCGCACAATTTCTTGCTGATGACCGCTACCCCGCACGCGGGCAAGGAGGAGGATTTCCAGCTTTTCCTGTCGCTACTGGATCGTGACCGCTTTGAGGGCCAGTATCGGCAGGGGGTGCACCGCAGCGACACCAAGGGTCTCATGCGCCGGATGGTCAAGGAAGACCTGCTCACCTTCGAGGGCAAGCCGCTATTCCCCGAACGCCGGGCCTACACCGTCGAGTACGAACTCAGCCCCGCCGAACGGGAGCTCTACGAACTGGTCACCGACTACGTTCGTACCGAGATGGGCCGAGCCGAACGGATTGCTCAGGCCGGCGACAAGAAGCGCGGCAACAACGTCGGATTCGCGCTCACCGTGCTGCAACGCCGTCTGGCCTCCAGCCCCGAAGCGATCCTGCGATCCCTGGAACGACGCAGGCAGCGCCTTGACGCGAAATTGCGCGACATGCAGCGCATCACCGACGATGCGCGCTTCGACGCTTCCGTCTCCTCGTACGTCGATGACCGCCCCGCCGGCAAGGTCACGTTCGACTTCGGAAGCGACGCGCTGCCCGCGTTCTCGGTTGATGATTTCGAAGACTTCGACGAGGAGACGACCGAGGAGGAACGCGCTCAGTTTGAGCAACAGGCAGACCAGGTCGTCGATCTTGCCACGGCCGCACAGACAATCCCCGAGCTTCAAGCTGAGATCGCGAGCCTTGATGACCTCATTACGGTCGCTCGTCGCGTCAGGTTGCAAGACGATGACCGGAAGTGGGTGCAACTGCGCACCATCCTCGACAAGCAGCTCCTGACCCACGACGGCTCCGGCGATACGCGCAAGATCGTCATCTTCACTGAACACCGCGACACCCTCGACTACCTGCAAGCCAAGATCACCGCCCAGTTCGGCCGCGCCGATTCGGTCGTCACCATCCACGGCGGCACTCGCCGCGAGGATCGTAAGCTGGCACGCGAACGGTTCACCCACAACCCAGACACTGTGGTTCTCCTTGCCACGGACGCCGCAGGGGAGGGGCTGAACCTGCAGCGCGCGCACCTCATGGTCAACTATGACCTGCCGTGGAATCCCAACCGCATCGAGCAGCGCTTCGGCCGCATCCACCGTATCGGCCAGCGTGAGGTCTGCCATCTGTGGAATATGGTCGCCAAAGACACCCGTGAGGGCGACGTGTTCACCCGGTTGCTGGCAAAGATCAATCAGATGTCAGAGGCGTACAACGGCAACCTGTTCAACGTGCTCGGCGATGCCGACGCCTTTCAGGAGCGGTCCCTGCGCGACCTGCTGATCGAGGCCATCCGCTACGGCGATCAGCCCCAGGTCAAGGCCAAACTCGACCAGACCATTGACGCCGGTGTCTCTCGCGGTCTCGACGAGATGCTTGCCGAACGCGCGCTCCACCCCGAGATGTTCTCCGCGTTCGACCTCGACGAGGTCCGGGCACGGATGGAAAAAGCCCGTGAACGTCGACTTCAGCCGGGATACATCGCCGCCTTCTTCATTCCCGCATTTGAACGTCTGGGCGGGCGCATCCGCAAGCGAGAGCAAGGCCGCTACAAGATCACCCGCGTCCCAGCCCGCGTGATCGACGTCGCGCGTCGCCGCAACCGGTGGGCGCCTCTCGCCGAGCAGTACGAGCGCATTACCTTCGAGCCTTCCCGGATGCATCCTGACGGGCTTGCCGATGCCTCCCTCATTGCGCCCGGCCATCCGCTGCTGGACGCCGTCATCGAGGCCACTGTCGATGACCTCGGCCCCACCCTCCAACGGGGCACGGTGCTGGTGGATCGACGCCATGAGCAATCCGATGCGCCGATGTTAATGTTCAGCGTCGAGCAGCGCATCAAGAATACGGCTGCTGATGCGGACACGGTTTCTCATCACTTCGATTACCCGCTGCTCGAACAAGACGGTACCGTCACCGTCTCCGCAGCGCCGCCTTACCTTGACTACGATCGCCCCGAACCCCAGGAAATTGAAGCCATCATCGAGATCGTCGGTAACGAATGGGTGCGTCGAAATCACGAGAAGAGCGTGCGCGCCTGGGCCTACCGCGAGGGGCTGCAACCCCGGATGGACGAGATCAAGACCCGGCTCAATGCCGAGACTGCCCGCACTCGTGCGCAAGTCAAGGATCGGCTGCTGGCTGAGATCAACCATTGGGATCAGGAATACAACCGCCTTGAAGCACTCGAACGGGCGGGCACCGTCGGCCGGCTGCGCTCCGAGACGGCCCTTGCTCGCGCCCGCGAGCTGGAAGGACGGCTGGCTCAGCGGCTCGCGCAGCTCGACGAGGCCACTCACCTTGTCGCGGTGCCCGCCCTCATCCGTGCAGCTGCACTCGTCATTCCCAGCGCTCTGCTCGCGACCGGCGCCGAGTCCGAGGCGCGAGCCGTAGCACGTCAGACCGAAGAAGTTGAGCGTCGAGCGGTCGACGCTGTGCTTGCCGCTGAGCGGGAGCTGGGACGTGAACCTGTCGAGATGCCGCGTAACAACCCCGGCTACGACATTCGATCCACCGACGACCAGGGCTTCGTTCACTACATCGAGGTGAAGGGTCGTATTGAGGGGTCTGACACGTTCACCATCACCACCAACGAGATCACCTTCGCGCAAACTCAGGGTGATCGGCATCGGCTCGCCTTGGTCGAGGTGTCGGCCGATGGCCCACAGCGCGATGAACTGCGTTACGTGAGCGACGCCTTCACCCACCTGGAACCCTCCGCGACCACCCGTTCCTACAATGAGGTCTGGGGTGACTACTGGGAACGCGGAGATCCACCGCGATGA
- a CDS encoding NADPH-dependent FMN reductase, translating to MTKHISVLVGSLRRGSYARKIANEVMNYFPEGYEAQIVEIRDLPLYDFDYDDPEVTDKPVPEEYTRFRETIKNSDGVLFVTPENNRTIPACLKNAVDIGSKPNSDVAWKNLPAGIISHSVGRMGGYSSQKNLRLALSYFDMPMPGQPEVFLGQSPTLFDESGKIGPERTVTFLRDYIDRFVKVVEAK from the coding sequence ATGACCAAGCACATTTCTGTTCTCGTAGGCAGCCTTCGTCGCGGATCGTATGCGCGCAAGATCGCCAACGAAGTTATGAACTACTTCCCTGAGGGATATGAGGCCCAGATCGTCGAGATTCGTGATTTGCCGCTCTATGACTTTGACTATGACGACCCCGAGGTCACCGACAAGCCGGTGCCTGAGGAATATACCCGCTTCCGTGAAACGATCAAGAACTCAGACGGTGTTCTCTTCGTCACCCCGGAGAACAATCGCACGATCCCGGCGTGTCTGAAGAACGCGGTTGACATTGGTTCGAAGCCGAACTCTGACGTCGCCTGGAAGAACTTGCCGGCCGGAATTATCAGCCATTCCGTCGGTCGGATGGGCGGCTACAGTTCGCAGAAGAATCTCCGCCTTGCCCTGTCGTACTTCGACATGCCCATGCCCGGTCAGCCTGAGGTGTTCCTTGGCCAGTCTCCGACTCTGTTTGACGAGTCGGGGAAGATTGGGCCCGAGCGGACCGTGACTTTCCTTCGCGATTACATTGACCGTTTCGTCAAGGTTGTCGAAGCGAAGTAA
- a CDS encoding type II toxin-antitoxin system prevent-host-death family antitoxin, whose translation MGKTVTSREFNRDVTAAKRAARQGPVTITEHGRPSHVLMTIEEFERLAGTQERMGDILWRNQDLSVEFEVPERRIEPPRELEL comes from the coding sequence ATGGGCAAGACAGTGACCAGCCGTGAGTTCAACAGGGACGTCACTGCGGCAAAGCGCGCAGCTCGACAGGGACCAGTCACCATCACCGAGCACGGACGCCCATCTCATGTCCTCATGACCATTGAGGAGTTTGAACGTCTTGCTGGCACCCAAGAACGCATGGGAGACATCCTGTGGCGCAACCAAGACCTGTCTGTTGAGTTCGAAGTCCCAGAACGTCGCATCGAACCTCCGCGCGAGCTTGAACTATGA
- a CDS encoding TA system VapC family ribonuclease toxin, whose amino-acid sequence MLLVDANVLVYATNTSAQHHEAARAWLLEELNSGTEVVGMPWVSLLGFIRVCTHPRILENPLTAEQAMSVVNAWLSHPRVVTPEPSARHGALLAGLLVKAGTAGNLTNDAHLAALALELNATMVTFDRDFGRFDVRFLVPGS is encoded by the coding sequence ATGTTGCTCGTTGACGCCAATGTGCTGGTTTACGCGACTAACACGAGTGCTCAACATCACGAGGCTGCCCGGGCGTGGCTGCTGGAGGAGTTGAACTCCGGAACTGAGGTTGTGGGGATGCCGTGGGTGTCTCTGCTGGGATTCATTCGCGTCTGTACCCATCCGCGTATCCTGGAGAACCCACTGACGGCAGAGCAGGCCATGTCGGTAGTGAATGCATGGTTGTCTCACCCGCGTGTTGTGACGCCTGAACCGTCCGCCCGTCACGGTGCGCTGCTGGCTGGTCTCCTTGTGAAGGCCGGGACGGCTGGCAACCTCACCAATGACGCCCACCTAGCCGCCTTAGCACTCGAATTGAATGCGACCATGGTGACCTTCGACAGGGACTTTGGCCGTTTTGACGTCCGATTTCTGGTGCCGGGAAGCTGA
- a CDS encoding type II toxin-antitoxin system VapC family toxin encodes MRYLLDTNVLSDLRKRANNPLNEWFANQARADVAISAISILELERGISLKERRDPRAGAQLRRWLEIDVATAFRASILPVDERVAKVAATLHVPGPMPEMDALIAATALVHGLVLVTRNTRDFSRSGVPVIDSWGFHD; translated from the coding sequence ATGAGGTATCTGCTGGACACCAACGTCCTGAGTGACCTGAGAAAGCGTGCGAACAATCCATTGAATGAGTGGTTCGCCAATCAGGCGCGAGCAGACGTGGCGATCAGCGCTATCTCCATCCTCGAACTCGAACGGGGAATCTCTTTGAAGGAACGTCGTGATCCTCGCGCCGGCGCACAACTGCGAAGATGGCTCGAGATTGACGTTGCAACCGCCTTCCGAGCCTCGATCCTTCCCGTGGACGAACGGGTCGCCAAGGTAGCCGCCACCCTCCATGTCCCGGGTCCGATGCCAGAGATGGACGCACTGATAGCGGCGACCGCGTTGGTCCACGGACTCGTTCTCGTTACTAGGAATACTCGAGACTTCTCGCGCTCAGGCGTCCCGGTGATTGATTCGTGGGGATTTCACGACTAG